The Sulfurimonas lithotrophica genome includes a region encoding these proteins:
- a CDS encoding class I SAM-dependent methyltransferase, whose product MPKIDNEKFYSSAIEKHGINAKGVNWANASTQKIRFSTIVKLLPKELYKYNIIDAGCGFGDFYFYLKKNKTLPKNYIGIDCHNDMVSIASNNTGCKILNLDITKDDLPRTDFVICSGAMNVLNKYETFLFIKNCFLASELSFVFNILHGDKESETYNYITKKQIELFAKELDVKKVTFLEGYLDADITVRFDK is encoded by the coding sequence ATGCCAAAAATTGATAATGAAAAGTTTTACTCCTCCGCTATTGAAAAACACGGCATAAATGCAAAGGGTGTTAACTGGGCTAATGCCTCAACGCAAAAAATTCGCTTTAGTACCATTGTTAAACTTCTTCCCAAAGAGTTGTACAAATATAATATTATAGATGCGGGTTGCGGGTTTGGCGACTTTTATTTTTACCTTAAAAAAAATAAAACTCTTCCAAAAAACTATATAGGTATAGATTGTCATAATGATATGGTATCAATTGCATCAAACAATACTGGATGCAAGATATTAAATTTAGATATTACAAAAGATGATTTACCAAGAACAGATTTTGTAATATGTAGCGGTGCTATGAACGTGCTTAATAAATATGAAACATTTTTATTTATAAAAAATTGCTTTTTGGCATCCGAGTTATCTTTTGTGTTTAATATATTACACGGGGATAAAGAGAGTGAAACTTATAACTATATAACAAAAAAACAGATAGAACTTTTTGCAAAAGAGTTGGATGTAAAAAAAGTTACTTTTTTAGAAGGTTATCTCGATGCAGACATAACCGTAAGGTTTGATAAATAA
- a CDS encoding flagellin yields MGFRINTNIGAMNAHRNATMTNIGLDKSLNSLSSGLRINKAADDASGMAIADTLRQQANGLGQAIMNANDAIGVTQTADGALEEYTKIIDTIRTKAIQAASDGQNLGTRQKIQEDIDRLMQEAQNIATTTSFNGQTLLNGAFQNKSFHIGAYAGETIKLSIDDTQTDNVAQFALSEGTTAVSTGAAGTVVGQIAVTDAAGISVDTGAITFASNSTSLENAQILVDAFNADAQTEGADLRASVFELDSSTAAVPAYSIRIDSSDDFTVDTDDSGTGTTGIATSTKGTTNTFDTIDVTTRESAEKAIIISDYALKDIDKTRSDIGSVQNQLESTVRNISVTQVNVKAAESQIRDVDFAAESANFAKMNILAQSGSYAMSQANAVQQNVLRLLQ; encoded by the coding sequence ATGGGTTTTAGAATTAACACGAACATCGGTGCGATGAATGCGCACAGAAACGCTACAATGACAAATATTGGACTTGATAAAAGTCTTAACTCACTATCATCAGGTTTACGTATTAACAAAGCTGCAGATGATGCTTCAGGTATGGCAATTGCCGATACACTTCGCCAACAAGCTAACGGTCTTGGTCAAGCTATTATGAATGCAAATGATGCAATCGGTGTTACTCAAACTGCGGACGGTGCACTTGAAGAGTATACTAAAATTATTGATACAATCAGAACGAAAGCTATTCAAGCTGCTTCTGATGGTCAAAACTTAGGTACGCGTCAAAAAATCCAAGAAGATATTGACAGATTGATGCAAGAAGCGCAAAATATTGCTACTACTACTTCGTTTAACGGTCAGACACTATTAAACGGTGCATTCCAAAATAAATCTTTCCATATCGGTGCATATGCAGGTGAGACTATAAAACTTTCAATTGATGACACTCAAACAGATAACGTAGCTCAATTTGCACTTAGTGAAGGTACTACTGCAGTTTCTACTGGTGCAGCCGGTACAGTTGTTGGACAAATTGCAGTAACTGATGCAGCTGGTATTTCTGTTGATACAGGTGCTATTACATTTGCTTCAAACTCTACGTCTTTAGAGAATGCTCAGATTTTAGTTGATGCATTTAATGCAGATGCACAAACTGAAGGTGCTGATTTAAGAGCTAGTGTATTTGAACTTGACAGTTCAACTGCAGCTGTACCTGCATACAGTATCCGTATAGATTCGTCAGATGATTTTACAGTTGATACAGATGATAGTGGTACTGGTACTACCGGTATAGCTACTAGTACAAAAGGTACAACAAATACTTTTGATACAATAGATGTTACGACAAGAGAGAGTGCAGAGAAAGCAATTATTATTTCTGACTACGCTCTAAAAGATATAGATAAAACACGTTCAGATATCGGTTCTGTTCAAAATCAATTAGAATCTACTGTACGTAATATTTCCGTAACTCAGGTAAATGTTAAAGCAGCTGAATCTCAAATCCGTGATGTTGACTTTGCAGCAGAATCTGCTAACTTTGCTAAAATGAATATCTTAGCTCAATCTGGTTCATATGCAATGAGTCAAGCTAATGCTGTTCAACAAAACGTGCTTCGTCTATTACAATAG
- a CDS encoding cation:proton antiporter — MSDTIVLITTISLIIIFSPFFAKKLNLPTTPIEIIFGSLLAYLGLLHDEHIFELVAEFGFLYLMFIAGTEINLTNVFKTPSHIVKKVIIYIIILYAFSIFLSLYLNLGKIFMVLLPLISVGLVATLSKEYGKTPWLDLSMTSGGIGEVVSIAVLTITSAGLQSGIGIGLFKTILALTLFLLFMFVLFRVFAILTWWFPSISTILMPHEDKAEQDIRLSMGIFFLLVASMLYLELELAFGAFLAGIFIPTFFPHKEDLPHKLEAFGFGFLVPIFFIYIGTTFNLDALTIEGLISKALIIAVVMIVMRVIASFVFTRELGAIDSILMGLSHSMPLTLLIAMATLAYHANSIDKLHYYAFILASLFQVISVMVIIKFINNYKEKNTL; from the coding sequence ATGAGTGATACTATTGTACTTATTACAACCATATCGCTAATTATTATTTTCTCCCCTTTTTTTGCTAAAAAACTTAATCTTCCGACTACACCCATTGAGATTATTTTCGGTTCACTTCTAGCGTATCTGGGACTGCTTCACGATGAACATATATTTGAACTTGTAGCAGAGTTTGGATTTTTGTACCTTATGTTTATTGCAGGTACAGAAATTAACCTGACAAATGTTTTTAAAACACCGAGTCATATTGTAAAAAAAGTTATTATATACATAATCATACTCTATGCATTTTCGATTTTTTTATCTTTGTATCTAAATCTGGGAAAAATATTTATGGTTTTATTACCACTTATATCCGTAGGACTTGTAGCTACTCTCTCAAAAGAGTATGGTAAAACTCCGTGGCTTGATTTATCTATGACAAGCGGTGGTATAGGAGAAGTTGTAAGTATTGCCGTTTTAACCATAACTTCTGCAGGGTTGCAGTCTGGCATCGGTATCGGTTTATTTAAAACTATTTTGGCACTTACTCTATTTTTACTTTTTATGTTTGTTTTATTTAGGGTTTTTGCAATCCTTACTTGGTGGTTCCCTAGCATATCAACAATATTAATGCCTCATGAGGACAAAGCCGAACAAGATATCCGCCTCTCAATGGGGATATTCTTTTTACTTGTTGCATCTATGCTTTACTTGGAACTTGAGCTAGCCTTTGGGGCATTTTTGGCTGGTATCTTTATACCGACATTTTTTCCCCATAAAGAAGATCTGCCACATAAACTTGAAGCGTTTGGTTTTGGATTTTTAGTACCTATATTTTTTATCTATATCGGCACGACATTTAACCTAGATGCCTTGACAATAGAGGGTTTAATATCAAAAGCACTTATTATAGCGGTAGTTATGATTGTGATGCGTGTAATTGCTTCGTTTGTTTTTACAAGAGAGTTGGGTGCAATTGATTCAATACTTATGGGTCTATCACATTCTATGCCTTTAACCCTTCTTATTGCTATGGCTACACTGGCATACCATGCAAACTCCATAGATAAACTTCATTATTATGCTTTTATATTGGCATCGTTATTTCAAGTCATAAGTGTTATGGTTATTATAAAATTTATAAATAACTATAAAGAAAAAAATACGCTATAA
- a CDS encoding metallophosphoesterase family protein, whose translation MKIGVISDTHSKVGKAKKVIEFLLREGAEFFIHAGDIVEVEVLDLLEQSGKKYVAVYGNNDAHLAEYHNKYNLVQEPNYFKLSNLKFKLMHLPFYMTPDADVVISGHTHTFHSEYKGDTLFLNPGEVCARSKPISECAMLDVKEHNLIVTHFTRESKTEEFIPKVINYAR comes from the coding sequence ATGAAGATCGGCGTTATCTCTGATACTCACTCAAAAGTGGGTAAAGCTAAGAAAGTTATAGAATTCTTACTAAGAGAGGGTGCTGAATTTTTTATACATGCAGGTGATATAGTTGAAGTAGAAGTTTTAGACCTGCTTGAACAAAGTGGTAAAAAATATGTAGCCGTATATGGAAATAACGATGCACATTTAGCCGAGTATCATAATAAATACAATCTTGTTCAAGAACCCAACTACTTTAAACTCTCAAATTTAAAATTTAAACTTATGCATCTGCCGTTTTACATGACACCGGATGCAGACGTAGTAATATCAGGTCATACACATACTTTTCACTCTGAGTACAAAGGGGATACGCTTTTTTTAAATCCCGGAGAGGTATGTGCAAGAAGCAAACCAATCTCAGAGTGTGCGATGCTTGATGTTAAAGAGCACAACTTAATAGTTACTCACTTCACACGTGAGAGTAAAACTGAAGAATTTATACCAAAAGTGATAAACTATGCAAGATAA
- the topA gene encoding type I DNA topoisomerase, translated as MNLIIVESPAKARTITNFLGKDYKVIASKGHIRDLPKSRFGITVDEETGEITPKYSVAKENAPTVKEIKDLAKKADNIYIATDEDREGEAIGWHIAHAIKKDPAELPRIVFHEITKSAIKAALENARHIDMNMVNAQQTRRLLDRIVGYKLSPLLASKIQKGLSAGRVQSSTLKLVVDREREIKAFVPQEYWSMDTIFKKDIEANLVSFEGNKIEKLSIANKDEASKIEKSVKADNFEISKIETKHRKSKTPPPFMTSTLQQSASSKLGFTPKKTMMIAQALYEGVKTPDGTSGVITYMRTDSLNLAHEAVSMVRGVIKNRFGDKYLPKEPKVYTKKAKGAQEAHEAIRPTILSFTPEVAQKFLKPDEIKLYRLIYERFMACQMNDAEFEQQSITFSGEHSEFRASGRKLTFDGFYALTGAEDKDKLLPQLKEGENAEVQSIKPTQHFTEPPARYSEAALIKKLESEGVGRPSTYAPTIATLSGRTYVSIEKKQIIPTEMAFTVTETLEKNFANIVDINFTARMEEKLDEVAENGEDWEQLLSDFYKRFMKQIEEGKQNIVSLKLAKPLGRSCPKCGEELLLRSGRFGNFIACSGFPKCKYTEQVDEEGNKQEKKEEVSDEICDKCGKEMIIKTGRNGQFLACSGYPECKNTKSIQVDEKVSDTPCPDCGGKLSLKNSRRGPFWGCENYPKCKFISKFEPTTIKCREDGCEGVLAQRTYRNKDVYECVKCKARTPKEEIDK; from the coding sequence TTGAACTTAATTATTGTCGAATCTCCTGCTAAAGCTAGGACTATTACAAATTTCCTTGGCAAGGACTATAAAGTTATTGCTTCTAAGGGTCATATTAGAGATTTACCAAAAAGTCGTTTTGGAATCACCGTAGATGAAGAGACGGGAGAGATAACTCCAAAGTACTCAGTTGCAAAAGAGAATGCTCCAACGGTAAAAGAGATAAAAGACTTAGCAAAAAAAGCCGACAACATATATATCGCAACCGATGAGGATCGTGAAGGTGAAGCAATTGGATGGCATATTGCACATGCTATAAAAAAAGATCCGGCAGAACTACCGCGCATAGTATTTCATGAGATTACAAAGTCTGCTATAAAAGCGGCGTTAGAGAATGCAAGACATATAGATATGAATATGGTAAATGCCCAACAGACTCGTCGTCTTTTAGATAGAATAGTCGGTTATAAACTCTCCCCTCTATTAGCTTCAAAAATTCAAAAAGGTTTATCTGCCGGACGTGTGCAAAGCTCAACACTAAAACTCGTGGTAGATCGTGAACGCGAGATTAAAGCTTTTGTACCTCAAGAGTATTGGTCTATGGATACTATATTTAAAAAAGATATAGAGGCAAACCTTGTGAGTTTTGAAGGTAATAAAATCGAGAAACTGAGCATTGCCAATAAAGATGAAGCTTCTAAAATAGAAAAAAGCGTAAAAGCGGATAATTTTGAAATATCAAAGATAGAAACTAAACACAGAAAATCTAAAACTCCTCCGCCTTTTATGACATCGACTCTTCAACAGAGTGCATCTAGTAAGCTTGGATTTACCCCTAAAAAAACCATGATGATAGCTCAGGCGCTTTATGAGGGTGTTAAAACACCTGATGGTACAAGCGGTGTTATTACATATATGCGTACAGATTCACTTAACTTGGCACACGAAGCCGTAAGCATGGTCCGCGGTGTTATTAAAAACAGATTCGGGGATAAATACCTGCCAAAAGAGCCAAAAGTTTATACTAAAAAAGCAAAAGGTGCACAAGAAGCCCACGAAGCTATTCGCCCTACTATACTAAGCTTTACACCCGAAGTAGCTCAAAAGTTTTTAAAACCTGATGAGATTAAACTATACCGTTTGATATATGAGCGTTTTATGGCATGTCAAATGAATGATGCAGAGTTTGAACAACAAAGCATCACATTTAGTGGAGAACATTCGGAGTTTCGTGCATCCGGACGTAAGCTTACGTTTGATGGTTTTTATGCACTAACGGGTGCTGAAGATAAGGACAAACTACTTCCACAGTTAAAAGAGGGAGAAAATGCCGAAGTTCAGAGTATAAAACCCACTCAACACTTTACCGAACCTCCTGCACGTTATTCAGAAGCTGCACTTATTAAAAAGCTAGAATCTGAAGGAGTTGGTCGTCCCTCAACTTATGCACCGACTATCGCTACACTTAGCGGGCGTACATATGTATCTATCGAGAAAAAGCAGATTATCCCTACAGAGATGGCATTTACCGTAACGGAAACTTTAGAGAAAAACTTTGCAAATATCGTAGATATTAATTTTACGGCACGTATGGAAGAAAAGCTAGATGAAGTAGCTGAAAACGGTGAAGATTGGGAACAACTATTAAGTGACTTTTACAAAAGGTTTATGAAACAGATTGAAGAAGGTAAACAAAATATAGTTTCATTAAAGCTTGCAAAACCACTTGGACGTTCATGTCCTAAATGTGGAGAGGAACTACTTCTTAGAAGTGGACGATTTGGAAACTTTATAGCATGTAGCGGTTTTCCAAAATGTAAATATACCGAACAAGTAGATGAAGAAGGAAATAAGCAAGAGAAAAAAGAGGAAGTTTCTGATGAAATCTGCGATAAATGCGGCAAAGAGATGATAATCAAGACAGGTCGTAACGGTCAATTTTTAGCTTGTAGCGGATACCCTGAATGTAAAAATACAAAAAGCATCCAAGTCGATGAAAAAGTTAGTGATACACCTTGTCCGGATTGTGGCGGCAAACTAAGTCTTAAAAACTCCCGTCGCGGACCTTTTTGGGGATGTGAGAACTACCCTAAATGTAAATTTATATCCAAGTTTGAGCCAACTACAATCAAATGTCGCGAAGATGGTTGTGAGGGTGTATTAGCCCAGAGAACATATAGAAATAAAGATGTTTATGAATGTGTAAAGTGTAAAGCCCGCACACCTAAAGAAGAGATAGATAAATAA
- a CDS encoding AMMECR1 domain-containing protein, with protein MARSVLLQLARDSIEEVLEAKRKIDKGSLISEFPLLKETVDASVKIFLENKLRGKAQIEGENISLIESIILNAKKAAFEDTNFSPITTSEYLSCEIEIELNTPDGIINERDPAILETSNYSIQKELKD; from the coding sequence ATGGCTCGTTCAGTTTTACTACAACTTGCACGTGATTCAATAGAAGAAGTTTTAGAAGCAAAAAGAAAAATAGATAAAGGTTCACTGATAAGTGAATTTCCCCTCTTAAAAGAAACTGTTGATGCATCCGTAAAAATTTTTTTAGAAAATAAACTCAGAGGTAAAGCTCAAATAGAAGGTGAAAATATCTCTTTAATAGAGAGTATAATTCTAAATGCAAAAAAAGCAGCTTTTGAAGATACGAACTTTTCTCCCATCACAACTTCAGAGTATCTATCTTGTGAAATTGAGATAGAGCTAAATACTCCCGATGGCATCATAAACGAAAGAGACCCTGCTATATTAGAAACAAGCAACTATTCAATCCAAAAGGAACTTAAAGATTAA
- a CDS encoding class I SAM-dependent methyltransferase: MIRKKLNRCTNYEILDLFQGKELANTTEFELEFNKDIFNTLGIKTLLDLAQIFFLKIENIYNENESVIIYMRRLDAKNSFHNQQDSSEKYGVKSEFFNIDKTKEFSFLYYYLEALKFVDIYNKQNILNIGVNKGDEFSAIRELLRKDDFCKKNFLGIDYSKSAIGYAKKHFSDDKNVEFICADINKLDNIKLSRYDLLISIGTLQSSNINFNAKFMKLYQNHLQKDGAVVLGFPNCRWIDGEMVYGAKAPNYSFNEMGLVLKDIHFCKKYLQQKGYRVVITGKDYLFLSARKIKADAS; this comes from the coding sequence ATGATAAGAAAAAAACTAAATAGATGCACAAACTATGAAATATTGGACTTATTCCAAGGTAAAGAACTTGCAAATACTACAGAATTTGAACTAGAATTTAATAAAGATATTTTTAATACTCTAGGTATAAAAACACTCCTAGACTTAGCACAGATATTTTTTTTAAAGATTGAAAATATATATAACGAAAATGAATCGGTAATCATCTATATGAGAAGATTAGATGCTAAAAACAGTTTTCACAATCAACAAGATTCATCTGAAAAGTACGGTGTTAAAAGTGAATTTTTTAATATAGACAAAACAAAAGAGTTCTCTTTTTTATATTATTATTTAGAGGCTTTAAAGTTTGTAGATATATATAATAAACAAAACATTTTAAACATAGGTGTAAATAAAGGGGATGAGTTTAGTGCTATTAGGGAGTTATTAAGAAAAGATGATTTTTGTAAGAAAAACTTTTTAGGAATTGACTATTCAAAAAGTGCAATAGGGTATGCAAAAAAGCACTTTAGTGATGATAAAAACGTAGAGTTTATATGTGCCGATATCAACAAGTTAGATAATATTAAACTTAGCAGATATGATTTGCTTATATCTATAGGTACACTGCAAAGTTCAAATATAAATTTTAATGCAAAGTTTATGAAGCTTTATCAAAACCATCTGCAAAAAGATGGTGCTGTCGTACTTGGTTTTCCAAACTGTCGATGGATTGACGGTGAAATGGTCTATGGTGCAAAAGCACCTAACTATAGTTTTAATGAGATGGGTCTGGTTTTAAAAGATATCCATTTTTGTAAAAAGTATCTTCAGCAAAAAGGCTACAGAGTAGTTATTACGGGAAAAGATTATCTGTTTTTAAGTGCGAGAAAAATTAAAGCAGATGCTTCTTAA
- the asnB gene encoding asparagine synthase (glutamine-hydrolyzing): protein MCAIFGIIGSYDTNKAKKSLSKLTHRGPDATNIIEKEEFFFAHQLLNIQNNKTKQPLSKNEILISFNGEIYNHKELQNELNNYGFKPQDEIEVLADAYKHWGVDFVNKLRGMFAIAIKDKDTLYLFRDRLGKKPLFYLQDKSFIFASEIKALVPYLSKTEMDIDAFLSYLSFSAPTPPYTFFKGIKKLAAGECLEYKDNKVTIKKYFNILDAKPNLITNKDEALHLLESKLKESINIRLHSDAPMASLLSGGIDSATINHFALHNQHDLQTYTLGYKEYEKYDEGIDAKESADFLGLKNKRVEISIDDYSNNSDEILDSLDEPLNDPAAIPLHLLFREIKKDGYKVVLSGEGSDELFLGYRHYFNYLDIEQMKNLKNKNWLKRYFKSNYDQNREWEWYKRVLEGSVLFRTSGEKFTDTQKNNLLRQNIEDNQSLKYIKPYRDIFNASEHKDEAEWYSYIDLQLFQAEHFLTKLDRVSMAHSIESRTPFLDHEFTSLVFSIDAKLKYQDTTTKSLLKQIMKKHLPKEILNRKKKGFSNPYMEYLIESKKISLIQEVNKKTQLFKERELKEFIKGSNTKSFKHHIWGLYVLSVWIKKHLL, encoded by the coding sequence ATGTGTGCCATATTTGGAATTATAGGCTCTTATGATACAAATAAAGCAAAAAAATCTCTTTCAAAATTAACTCATCGCGGACCTGATGCTACAAATATCATAGAAAAAGAAGAGTTTTTTTTCGCACATCAACTGCTAAATATTCAAAACAATAAAACAAAACAACCGCTAAGCAAAAACGAGATATTAATCTCTTTTAACGGCGAGATATACAACCATAAAGAATTGCAAAATGAACTGAATAATTATGGTTTTAAACCTCAAGACGAAATAGAAGTATTAGCGGATGCATATAAACATTGGGGTGTTGATTTTGTAAATAAACTTCGAGGTATGTTTGCAATAGCTATCAAAGATAAAGACACTCTATACCTTTTTCGCGACCGCTTAGGTAAAAAACCATTATTTTATTTACAAGACAAAAGTTTTATTTTTGCATCTGAGATAAAAGCACTCGTTCCATACCTAAGTAAAACCGAGATGGATATCGATGCCTTTCTCTCCTACCTTTCATTTTCAGCCCCGACTCCACCATATACATTTTTTAAAGGTATTAAAAAACTTGCAGCCGGAGAATGTTTAGAATACAAAGATAACAAAGTTACTATAAAAAAATATTTTAATATCTTAGATGCAAAACCAAATCTTATAACAAACAAAGATGAAGCCCTGCATCTGCTTGAATCAAAACTAAAAGAATCCATAAATATCCGTCTGCACTCCGATGCACCTATGGCATCTTTATTATCAGGCGGGATAGACAGTGCGACTATAAACCATTTTGCTTTACATAACCAACATGATTTGCAAACATATACTTTAGGATATAAAGAGTATGAGAAATATGATGAGGGTATAGATGCAAAAGAGAGTGCCGATTTTTTAGGTCTTAAAAATAAAAGGGTTGAGATATCCATAGATGATTATTCAAACAACTCCGATGAGATTTTAGACTCACTTGATGAGCCTCTAAACGACCCAGCAGCAATACCTTTGCATCTATTGTTTCGTGAGATAAAAAAAGACGGGTACAAAGTTGTTTTAAGCGGAGAGGGAAGTGATGAGCTTTTTTTAGGTTACAGACACTATTTTAACTATCTTGATATAGAACAGATGAAAAATCTTAAAAACAAAAACTGGCTAAAAAGATATTTTAAATCCAATTATGACCAAAACAGAGAGTGGGAGTGGTATAAAAGAGTCTTAGAAGGTAGTGTTTTATTTCGTACATCGGGTGAAAAATTTACCGATACTCAAAAAAACAACCTGCTTCGCCAAAACATAGAGGATAATCAGTCTTTAAAATATATAAAACCATATAGAGATATATTTAATGCATCCGAGCATAAAGATGAAGCAGAGTGGTATAGCTATATTGACCTGCAGCTTTTTCAAGCTGAGCATTTTTTGACTAAACTAGACCGAGTCAGTATGGCTCACTCTATAGAGTCGCGTACACCGTTTTTAGATCATGAATTTACATCTTTAGTATTTAGTATAGATGCAAAGCTAAAATACCAAGACACTACTACAAAATCACTTCTTAAACAAATAATGAAAAAGCATCTGCCAAAAGAGATACTTAATCGCAAAAAGAAAGGTTTTTCAAATCCATATATGGAGTATCTGATAGAGTCTAAAAAAATATCGCTTATTCAAGAGGTAAACAAAAAGACTCAGCTTTTTAAAGAACGTGAACTTAAAGAGTTCATCAAAGGCTCAAACACTAAATCATTCAAGCATCATATATGGGGACTGTATGTATTGAGCGTCTGGATTAAGAAGCATCTGCTTTAA
- a CDS encoding biotin synthase, giving the protein MQDKIFLCSICNINSGTCKEDCKFCSQSVRYKADIERYKQKPIDDILKEAKTARENGALGFCLVTADKGLNDKTLEFVCNTAKILTKEVPELRLIACNGTATLEQLLILKEAGIKAYNHNLETSREFYPKICTTHSWDERYETCQNVNKAGLVLISGGIFGLGETGEDRVSMLESLKSLNPTSVPINFYMHNEALKLNPSTIKIDEAFELIKLTRNMLPDAERIMVAGGRELMFGKRQNEIFKYGANSIVIGNYLTTSGRIMSKDLDMLNSLGLEVAKNVK; this is encoded by the coding sequence ATGCAAGATAAAATTTTTCTTTGTTCAATCTGTAATATAAATAGCGGTACATGTAAAGAAGACTGTAAATTTTGTTCTCAAAGCGTAAGATATAAAGCAGATATTGAACGCTATAAGCAAAAACCTATAGATGATATTTTAAAAGAAGCAAAAACAGCACGTGAAAATGGAGCACTTGGCTTTTGTCTTGTTACTGCCGATAAAGGGCTAAACGATAAAACCTTGGAATTTGTATGCAATACGGCTAAAATTTTAACCAAAGAAGTTCCAGAACTTAGGCTAATAGCATGTAACGGAACGGCTACTCTCGAACAATTGCTCATTTTAAAAGAAGCAGGGATAAAAGCTTATAACCATAACCTTGAGACGTCTCGTGAATTTTATCCTAAGATATGTACAACACACTCATGGGATGAGAGGTATGAGACTTGTCAAAACGTAAACAAAGCAGGACTTGTACTTATAAGCGGCGGTATATTCGGACTTGGCGAAACTGGGGAAGACAGGGTAAGTATGCTTGAATCTCTAAAGTCTTTAAATCCTACAAGTGTACCTATAAATTTTTATATGCACAATGAAGCACTAAAATTAAATCCGAGTACTATAAAAATAGATGAAGCGTTTGAGCTTATAAAACTAACACGTAATATGTTACCTGATGCTGAACGCATTATGGTTGCAGGCGGACGTGAACTTATGTTTGGCAAGAGACAAAACGAGATATTTAAATACGGTGCAAACTCTATAGTTATAGGTAATTACTTAACAACTTCAGGTAGAATAATGAGTAAAGATTTGGATATGCTAAATTCACTAGGTCTTGAAGTAGCAAAAAACGTAAAATAA
- a CDS encoding flagellin: protein MGFRINTNIGAMNAHRNATMTNIGLDKSLNSLSSGLRINKAADDASGMAIADTLRQQANGLGQAIMNANDAIGVTQTADGALEEYTKIIDTIRTKAIQAASDGQNLGTRQKIQEDIDRLMQEAQNIATTTSFNGQTLLNGAFQNKSFHIGAYAGETIKLSIDDTQTDNVAQFALSEGTTAIATGAAGTVTDQLTITDAAGIQVDTGSITFASNSTSLENAQILVDAFNADSQTEGADLRASVYELDSSTATTPAYGIRIDSSDDFTVDAAGNTGVAAGTKGTTNTFDTIDVTTRESAEKAIIISDYALKDIDKTRSDIGSVQNQLESTIRNISVTQVNVKAAESQIRDVDFAAESANFAKMNILAQSGSYAMSQANAVQQNVLRLLQ from the coding sequence ATGGGTTTTAGAATTAACACGAACATCGGTGCGATGAATGCGCACAGAAACGCTACAATGACAAATATTGGACTTGATAAAAGTCTTAACTCACTATCATCAGGTTTACGTATTAACAAAGCTGCAGATGATGCTTCAGGTATGGCAATTGCCGATACACTTCGCCAACAAGCTAACGGTCTTGGTCAAGCTATTATGAATGCAAATGATGCAATCGGTGTTACTCAAACTGCGGACGGTGCACTTGAAGAGTATACTAAAATTATTGATACAATCAGAACGAAAGCTATTCAAGCTGCTTCTGATGGTCAAAACTTAGGTACGCGTCAAAAAATCCAAGAAGATATTGACAGATTGATGCAAGAAGCGCAAAATATTGCTACTACTACTTCGTTTAACGGTCAGACACTATTAAACGGTGCATTCCAAAATAAATCTTTCCATATCGGTGCATATGCAGGTGAGACTATAAAACTTTCAATTGATGACACTCAAACAGATAATGTAGCTCAATTTGCACTTAGTGAAGGTACTACAGCGATTGCTACAGGTGCAGCCGGTACAGTAACCGATCAACTAACTATTACAGATGCAGCCGGTATTCAAGTTGATACTGGTTCTATTACATTTGCTTCAAACTCTACGTCTTTAGAGAATGCTCAGATTTTAGTTGATGCATTTAATGCAGATTCACAAACAGAAGGGGCTGATTTAAGAGCAAGTGTATATGAGCTTGACAGTTCAACTGCAACTACTCCTGCATATGGTATCCGTATAGATTCGTCAGATGATTTTACAGTTGATGCTGCAGGTAATACTGGTGTAGCTGCAGGTACAAAAGGTACAACAAATACTTTTGATACAATAGATGTTACGACAAGAGAGAGTGCAGAGAAAGCGATTATTATTTCTGACTACGCTCTAAAAGATATAGATAAAACACGTTCAGATATCGGTTCTGTTCAAAATCAATTAGAATCTACTATACGTAATATTTCTGTAACTCAGGTAAATGTTAAAGCAGCTGAATCTCAAATCCGTGATGTTGACTTTGCAGCAGAATCTGCTAACTTTGCTAAAATGAATATCTTAGCTCAATCTGGTTCATATGCAATGAGTCAAGCTAATGCTGTTCAACAAAACGTGCTTCGTCTATTACAATAG